A genomic region of Bactrocera dorsalis isolate Fly_Bdor chromosome 3, ASM2337382v1, whole genome shotgun sequence contains the following coding sequences:
- the LOC105233845 gene encoding tyrosine-protein kinase transmembrane receptor Ror2, with amino-acid sequence MKWSCIVQKGAQVTENTRSHLALGVGSSAPVSVKRKRKCGKSGNFAVGHFIDACCFFIRTFVLLAVAAVFLFTIDSVNAAATSLKAPHEGDSGTTAGGRHQHQHAAVNAAELHEYEHEEKGYCAPYNGIICKQYISGQVWYSREDPTGGWKNEQITTALWEELIADLTGLCRQAAEKMLCAYAFPHCQRENGRTIKVPLCYEDCTATHLQFCYNDWVLIEEKKERNIFLKSRLHFRLPNCSVLPRHNATAKKPNCSYIGLTELKEDEVSYDCRNGNGRYYLGTVNVTKTGLPCQRWDVQHPHKHIQPPQVFPQIANGENYCRNAGGEEPYPWCYTLDESVRWQHCDIPLCPDYIDLTAKDLNAPIKMETFFTPSMIFLLAGIGFVGIVALHLIILLVHKISKHKEFSSQQQRQPVPTSECNVSVRGGGDCNLTESRETLGSNNAVAISNKCGTIKSTATVHSVAEPKTNLNTKLEKLEYPRGDIVYVRSLGQGAFGRVFQAKAPGLVPGNDDYLVAVKMLKDDASDQMQMDFEREACLLAEFDHANIVKLLGVCALGRPMCLLFEFMSPGDLSEFLRACSPYATHQIQQRNRQELNEGHLLQIAAQIAAGMVYLSERKFVHRDLATRNCLINEQMEVKIADFGLSHKIYLQDYYKGDENDVIPIRWMPLESILYNKFSIESDVWAYGICLWEIFSFALQPYFGLTHEEVIKFIKEGNVLSCPDNTPLSVYALMRRCWNRKPNERPSFAEINHCIQHSLVEYECKTMM; translated from the exons ATGAAGTGGTCGTGCATTGTGCAAAAGGGGGCGCAAGTAACAGAAAACACCAGAAGCCATTTGGCACTGGGTGTGGGAAGTAGTGCGCCTGTTAGTGTTAAGCGTAAAAGGAAATGTGGCAAAAGCGGCAATTTCGCTGTGGGCCACTTTATCGatgcttgttgtttttttattcggACTTTTGTTTTGCTCGCGGTGGCTGCggtatttttgtttacaatcgaCAGCGTCAATGCCGCCGCTACTTCCTTGAAAGCGCCACACGAAGGAGATAGTGGGACAACAGCGGGAGGGCGACATCAACATCAACACGCTGCCGTCAATGCTGCTGAATTGCACGAATACGAGCACGAGGAGAAAGGCTATTGTGCGCCATACAATGGTATAATTTGTAAGCAATATATAAGCGGACAGGTATGGTATAGTCGTGAAGATCCGACGGGCGGctggaagaatgagcaaattaCAACCGCATTGTGGGAAGAATTAATTGCAGACTTGACGGGATTATGCCGCCAAGCGGCAGAG AAAATGCTGTGCGCCTACGCATTCCCGCATTGTCAGAGGGAAAATGGACGTACAATAAAAGTGCCGTTATGCTATGAGGATTGCACAGCGacacatttacaattctgcTACAACGATTGGGTGTTGATTGAGGAGAAGAAGGAGCGTAATATATTTCTGAAGAGTCGCTTGCATTTCCGGTTACCCAACTGTAGCGTGCTACCAAGACACAATGCCACCGCAAAGAAACCGAATTGCTCGTACATTGGACTAACGGAACTTAAAGAAGATGAAGTAAGCT acgATTGTCGCAATGGCAACGGCCGTTACTATCTCGGCACGGTAAATGTAACGAAAACGGGCTTGCCATGTCAACGCTGGGACGTGCAACATCCGCACAAACATATCCAACCGCCACAGGTGTTTCCGCAAATAGCTAATGGTGAAAATTACTGCCGTAATGCCGGTGGCGAAGAACCCTATCCATGGTGTTACACGCTCGATGAGTCCGTCCGTTGGCAGCACTGCGATATACCACTCTGCC CTGACTATATTGATCTCACTGCCAAAGATCTTAATGCACCCATAAAAATGGAAACTTTTTTCACACCATCCATGATCTTCCTACTCGCCGGCATCGGTTTCGTTGGCATTGTGGCGCTACATTTGATTATTTTACTGGTACACAAGATATCTAAGCATAAAGAGTTTTCGtcgcaacaacaacgccaaccaGTACCAACCTCCGAGTGCAATGTTTCGGTGCGCGGCGGTGGCGATTGCAATTTGACAGAGAGCAGAGAAACTTTAGGTTCGAACAATGCGGTAGCCATAAGCAACAAGTGTGGCACAATTAAAAGTACAGCAACAGTACACAGTGTAGCCGAgcccaaaacaaatttaaacacgAAATTGGAGAAACTGGAATATCCACGTGGCGATATCGTATATGTGCGTTCGTTGGGGCAAGGCGCTTTTGGAAGGGTGTTTCAG GCTAAAGCACCTGGTCTTGTGCCGGGCAACGATGACTATCTGGTCGCCGTGAAAATGCTGAAAGACGACGCCAGCGATCAAATGCAGATGGATTTCGAACGTGAGGCCTGCCTCTTGGCTGAATTCGATCACGCCAATATTGTTAAGCTACTCGGCGTATGCGCATTGGGACGACCCATGTGTCTACTCTTCGAATTCATGTCACCGGGTGatttaagtgaatttttacGCGCCTGTTCACCCTATGCCacgcatcaaatacaacaacgCAATCGTCAGGAATTGAATGAGGGTCACTTACTACAGATAGCGGCACAAATTGCTGCCGGTATGGTTTACTTGTCTGAACGGAAGTTTGTACATCGCGATTTGGCCACACGCAATTGTCTAATCAACGAACAAATGGAAGTGAAAATTGCCGATTTCGGCTTATCACATAAAATATACTTGCAAGACTACTATAAGGGTGATGAGAATGATGTTATACCGATACGTTGGATGCCACTCGAAAGTATATTGTACAACAAATTCTCCATTGAATCGGATGTCTGGGCTTATGGCATATGCTTGTGGGAGATATTCTCGTTCGCATTGCAACCCTACTTTGGGCTGACACACGAAGAGGTGATTAAGTTCATCAAAGAAGGCAACGTGCTGAGCTGTCCGGACAATACACCGTTATCGGTGTATGCTTTAATGCGTCGTTGTTGGAATCGTAAACCAAATGAACGTCCCAGTTTTGCGGAAATCAATCATTGTATACAACACAGTTTGGTGGAGTACGAGTGCAAAACGATGATGTAG
- the LOC105233844 gene encoding uncharacterized protein LOC105233844 gives MWYEILPSAGIITVVLAVPVYAMWGLNKLTLGNSYRRNMDERFDRILYQRDSRLTKNPYIQNGLDSIPDEESN, from the exons atgtGGTACGAAATCTTACCTTCAGCCGGCATTATCACAGTCGTACTTGCAGTTCCTGTGTACGCGATGTGGGGTCTTAACAAATTGACCCTTGGCAAT TCCTACCGCCGCAATATGGACGAACGTTTCGACCGAATTTTGTATCAACGCGACAGCAGACTAACCAAAAATCCATACATTCAGAAT GGCTTGGATTCCATTCCCGATGAAGAAAGTAATTAA